From Aedes albopictus strain Foshan chromosome 1, AalbF5, whole genome shotgun sequence, one genomic window encodes:
- the LOC134285074 gene encoding uncharacterized protein LOC134285074 produces the protein MNKEGYDEIMNNKIQNGPYRKQRTDPLPGLVRRVDKTLKESTPVLGSVIKSLKESNPSLPRIKGLPKVHKPGNEMREIVSAIGSPTHKIAKYLVQEFQNMPKKFHSRSVKNSEQFTELVQNLSVNDDEILVSFDVKSLFPSIPVKEAINLLEDWLLNQYEDSNSDWIKKVRTYIKLTKLCMEENYFSFRNETYKQLNGAPMGNPLSPFLSEIFMANLEKRLENNKQLPEVWWRYVDDVFSIVKKHLLPEILNNINNAHKNIEFTCEIEQNNQLPFLDILIVKQESTLSFEIYRKPTHTQRTIPNSSNHSHQHKIASFNHMIHRMQTLPLSETGKKKELNYIFETAQLNGYTKQTIQQIINKKTQQQYRRSLTTLTRTEPTLNRITVNYNNDTKKLRPILRKFGFELVFTSKANQLQTLLGSTKDPLDNLTKSGVYKVTCNHCDKIYIGQTKRTLNTRFKEHITEVSKAHKDTDKGLIHHFKSKVAEHIFNEGHFMNTSNIKLLRHITNPWKLDVAESLEIYKQNNKKLLNKDQGNGYTWLFKFLPNTHKTLHNTQNTN, from the coding sequence atgaacaaagagggctatgatgaaataatgaataacaagattcaaaatggaccttaccgaaaacaacgtactgatcctcttccaggattagtaagacgtgttgacaaaactctcaaagagtctacaccagttttaggaagcgtcattaaaagcctgaaagaatctaacccttcattgccaagaataaaaggacttcccaaagttcataaacctggaaatgaaatgcgtgagattgtttcagccattggttcacctacacacaaaattgccaaatatttagtacaagaattccaaaacatgcctaaaaaatttcacagtagatctgtcaagaattccgaacaattcacagaactagtacagaatttatccgttaacgacgatgaaattttagtttcattcgacgttaaatcactatttccaagcattccagttaaagaggccattaacctactagaagattggcttctgaaccaatatgaagattcaaattcagattggattaagaaagttcgtacatacatcaaattaaccaaactttgtatggaagaaaattatttttcgttcagaaatgaaacctacaaacaacttaatggtgcccccatgggcaatccactttctccatttttaagtgaaatttttatggcaaatttggaaaaacgcttagaaaacaacaaacagcttcctgaagtctggtggagatacgttgacgacgtgtttagcattgttaagaaacatcttttacctgaaatcttgaacaatatcaataatgcacacaaaaacatcgaattcacttgtgaaattgaacagaacaaccaactaccatttttggacatactcatcgtaaaacaagaatcaacactttccttcgaaatttacagaaaaccgacacacactcaacgcactattccaaattcatcaaatcactcacatcaacacaaaattgcatccttcaatcacatgatacaccgaatgcagacacttccacttagtgaaacaggaaaaaagaaagaacttaattacattttcgaaacagcacagttgaacggttacacaaaacaaacaatacaacagatcatcaacaaaaagacacaacaacaatacagacgttctttgactacactgacacggacagaacctacacttaatcggataactgtgaactacaacaatgacaccaaaaaactccgaccaattctcagaaagtttggttttgaattagttttcacaagcaaagctaaccaacttcaaactctcttaggatctacgaaagacccgttggacaacttaacaaaatctggtgtttacaaagtaacatgtaatcactgtgacaaaatatacataggacaaacaaaacgcacactcaacacacgattcaaagaacacataacggaagtatcaaaagcacacaaagacacagacaagggactcattcatcattttaaatctaaagttgctgaacatattttcaatgaaggacattttatgaatacttcaaatattaaactcttacgacacattacaaacccatggaaacttgatgttgcagaaagtttagaaatttacaaacaaaacaataaaaaactacttaacaaggatcagggcaatgggtacacgtggctgtttaaatttttacctaacacacacaaaacattacacaatacacaaaacacaaattga